A window of Populus trichocarpa isolate Nisqually-1 chromosome 17, P.trichocarpa_v4.1, whole genome shotgun sequence genomic DNA:
GGAAGAAGAGTGCATGGAGGGGAGAAAGACCCGCTCCTAGCCATTTGAGCCTCCCCGAacatttagaattttaaaaaaaaatgctatttatcttttatcttcaaTAATAAAGGCTGTACTTCAAGCAATGTACATGTTGTGTGTCCCCTGCTCTTAgctacttgtttttcatcagTGTCTTTGTCTTGATTGAATATTTCCCAACTTCGAACAGTCAGTCTACTTGGATGTTCCTAAGGGAAAAGCTTTGCTCTGATTATGTCATTTAAACGTCTTCATTTTAGGTTAAATGAAAAAATGGGAAGGTGGCAGCCAGcactaaaatattgtttattgaaatattaCTGCGCGTTAAAGTATATGATACTCATTGTATGCctcataatttttctataaaataatattaatcctaatgattatgattttttttttaattataatcgtATAACTTGAATTTTCGTTGTAATTTCCACTTGACTTAAAACACATTTCTTTTTTAGACACTGGTCAATTTCGCATCTGGGGATTGTGGTTGGCATTCCTCTCCTATATGTTATGGCTTCCTTAACCTTGTTCATGCCTTGTGGGGATATGGTGTGGAGAAGATTATCTGAAAATCGAAGCAGAAACTGATATATAAGGAGGTGATTTCTGTGAAGTCACATCCTTCTTTACCAGCACAACGATGCGACTCTCTGTGGAAGCATGCAAACAGGAGCATCGAGGGCAACTATATACTTCATTGAAAGAGATTTTCCTACATTACAGGCATATTGCAACATGGAGGAGTGCTTGTTCTCCAACTGTCCAACATGTGTTTTTTTGCTTACATTCTTTTTGGTCTGTGTTCCAAGTATTTGATACTATTTGTAAGGAATATTTGATACTATTCCAGAATCAGCTGCGATTTAAAGCTCCCGAATTGGAGCTCGTGTAACTTTCCATGTTTGAGCAACCTTCACGAGGTATTCAAGAGGGTTATTGCGGGGGGACATGCCATCCTAGGGAAGTCAATGGCAGTGTTTCATGGGACCTAGACTGGCATCTTCGACCAAGCAGCAACCCTCaggaaaaataaccaaaattcgtttttttatcattggtgTTCAGAAATTCTCATTGACTACCGTACGAGAAGACTGATTCAGAGTTCAAACATTAAGAGCTTTGACGGGAAGATTCCTGCCACTGCGCATTGTAGTTCAATTCTTGGAACTCACGCCTATGGATGCATGGAATTACATTTACCATTTACAACACGTTTAACCATTTCTGTAAATAGAAATGAACGCGCCAAGAAtgttatacaaaaattaatagCATTATATAACATCATTAATTTGAATCTTAGATttgctgaatattttttttatacaagcaaaatgtgaaaaaaattaagcaaaaggGAAAGACAAGGAGGAAGAGGAGGGGTTACAGAAGGCACAAGCAAGGAATTGCACACTAGCAAAACTTTTAAACACTGATTCcgttttcatgaaagaaaaaattgatgacAATTGTGATCTGAGATATACAAATAGGATATTAGAAGAaatataatctgaaaatatgTGATCAGTTAGCAGATACTTTTGTTGAGTTCTGAACTTTATGTTTCACTTGATAAAGAACTTCCAGACATCTCTATCAGTCATCTCCTTAACTAAATGCGCACCGAAAACGCCTTCCTCGTCCACCAGGCTTCTTAGCTGTCGTGCTCCATTACTGAAACCAACATAATTTCTCTTTGTTGCCAGGTATAATACGCCATATGGAGGCCTCAAACACTGGTCATGCAAAACAGGGGTTAAAAAtggatatataataataataaacgcTAACACCATTAGCCACTCACTTTTTTGAGTTCAAATATTACAGAATGGGACTTGATACTTTATCCTCTTTCAACATGGAACGTGCATATAAATTTAGTTTAATCAGGTACTGACAAAGGTATCATTTGTGTGGCTCTTAAGATCAAATTGGTTATGCCATATTTACAAATGGAACCGTCTAGCAAGCAAACTTCTTATCAATAACACCAATCACCTAGCATATGCTCAATACAAATGGAGAATCAAATTCACAAGTTCATATGGCTAGAAATTATATGAAAGATTAGTTTCTACATACAAGAATGGGgcataaaataacattcaagtATCGAATTAGCTCAGCAACACAGAAAATCTGATTTTCCCATCCTGCATTCATGTGCAAGTAGTGCTGCAAATGAGCCAAGCCATTAGAGTCGCTCAAAGCTCACCTCACTAAGGGCTCGGCTCGAACTCATTTGTTAAGACATAATGAGCTTATGCAAGCCTATTTTCAAAGCTTGCTATATGACAGAGTTGAGCTTTAGCTTAGTTAAGCTAAAGCTCAACTCTTTTATCTAAGCTTGCTCATTAAGGCTCATGAGCTGACTCAATTAGCTCGGGCATTAACCTTCTAAGCAAGTCTGTTTCAAAGCCTAGAAATAGCGCATTTATAAGcttgttaaaatttgaaatcatgAACAACTTGCATAAGatttcataataaaaactaatttaatatgtaataaagaatattctttttatgaaataaaagttaataaaaaatttagcagTTATGTGTGTGTTATATGAAGGTGTTAAAAactgtaaatatatttttttttaaatcaataaaataaattatgtttataaGACATTTTGTGATAGTGCAATTATGTAAGATTTTCATAAGTATGCCAAAGTTTAAGCCTAGCTTGTTTATAGGCTTATTAAGCAACTTCAATGAGCCTAATGGAGCCTAACAAATTTTAAATGAGCTGAGCTAGAGTCTCATCCTTCAGACCCATCATGAACATGAGCTGATCTTGAGCCTTATTAAAATTAGATGAGCCAAGCTCAAACACATCAAAGCTCAGCTCAGCTTGGCTCATTTGCAGCCCTAGGTGCAAGATACTCTGGCATAATGAGATAGCAAACATAATAAGTAATCTGTTTATTGTTTCACTGCTAAGGTTGTCACGGTCATGACAACTAAAACAAACTAGTACAGTACTTCATTCAACTACCTTTTTATTCCATagattcaagataattttttccaaaatgagGATGACGTCATCTTTCAATTCCCATAGGCATATTATCTAATAAAGATGTTATCCTCTATTTTATCATGCTCACTGATACAAACTTACCATATATCTACCATATATATCCCAGTCACCTTAGTTACgaattaaattaatacaatattttctttcataaaacaAAGCAATGAATCGAACGAAGAGAAACCAATAAACTAACCTTTTTGATGAGAGCATATAGCTTCTTCAAAGAAGACACAGAGTGTGGGATATCTGTCATCAGAATAACATCATAACCCCCTTCTCCATGACCAGTCTCACTAGCCCTTTCCCATGCCCGGCTCCCTGAAAGCTTCCTTGATCGTCTTGAAGAAGTCTCCTGACCAATGATGCTACCATCTTGGCTACTACATCCATCCATGAAATCCTCCTCAGAAAAGCTCAGGCTCATCCCTGTTGTCACTTCAAATGTATCGCTCCTCACAACAGATAAAACTGTGGGGAGTTCCTCCCATTCCCCAGCATAAAAGTGCACTGATGGTGCCAGCATTTGTCTTGATGGAGTCAGGGGGCTCTCTGGCTGTCGGCTCTGCCTGTCCCGAGCTTGCTCAAGGTTAGCAAGGACATTTGGTATGGTTGTGCACCTTATTGTTTCAGCATTCTGATCTTGGAAGTGCACTGTAGAAGCACCCTGTAAAATTTCTTGTCAGCTTCAATTGGTACAATATCAACAGAGATCCTCAAAAGTCTACGCTCTTACACCTATCTTAAGAAAGAGTATGTATGTTCCAATTAATTAACTACTAATAATGATACGGCTGCTATTTGAAATCAGATCATATATGCTTCTGAAAAAATCTTGACCTACTCATAATGGAAAATCGAGTAAAAAATCCCAAGTTTTTGTTGCCAATGACCTATATCGCATAAGGGTCTTTAATTACAAAAAGCAGAACCTAAACCAAGTTAAATATCCTTATGATATTAAATCAGGATGACCATATGGCTTTAGACCATCTTGCATGAACTTTGGAATTAATTGGTTTACACATTATAGCACTTCATATTCAAGAGTACTTGTAAAATTAGCACAAATTGTACTTTGGGTAAAAGACAAATGCATtccataatctaaaaataagaaGGCAATAAAAGTTAGTGGGAAAAAAATGCCTGGAAGACAAATCACGTCTACACATGTTTTAGTAACATACAAATCACCTCTATTGAAGGGAACATTTAATCAGTCAATGGAATTTACCTTCAGGCAAGCAAAAATCCCTGGAATACCATAGCTACAACCAAGCTGTAACAATCACCAAGTGGAGAGATCAAGAGTCAGGTCATGTTGCTAAATTACTTCAAACAAAAAGTAGAGTTATCATGGTAGCAAAGACCAAGGAGCCATCACAACCAAGACTTTCAGGATAGGAGACTACTGAAgtttcttgtaaatcattaggCTGTTTTTCTTCCAGACTGTTAATGCAAAAGGGAAGACTTCAACTCATGAACTTAAAGCATGATTATAAGTAGTAAAACGTTTCCTTGACTTAATTACCTCAAGTACCCTCTTGCCTCTAAAGCTAAGTTGGCCATCACGTATCTCATGCTTGAGAACATTAACAAGATCAATAGAGCTGTCCCAAGATTTCAGATACCCTGCAAAAAACGCATTGGTTCTCAGctttaaattcaaatcaatcaattaCATATATTCTGCATCCTTGTGCACCAGTATTTATATATCTAGCAACATGTAAATTGAACTAAAACTTTCACTTTTTAATGCAAGCTGGAAGTGTTACTAACCATCAGTTTTTGAGGATATCATCTCAGAACCAGTGAACCCAATAATATCAGCAACATTAACTCTGCCCTGAAAGAGTTTGAAATGGAATAAAACACAACTCACAACTCTGATCATTAAATAAACAACTATACATAGAGCAAGTAGGTTTTGAAATGTTCAAGTGTAACTTCCAGAACTCACACAAAAGATTTCCTGACAATAACTACACAAGCCAGTTCTCCTTGAAAGAACTAAAatcccattaatttttttcgaatCTTTGGCATAAGAGACAACCATTTTTCACATAACCATCAAACAAGGATTATGCATACCTTGAACACATTAAGGCCTTGAAATTCTACGTTCTCCCCAGAATACTTGTAAGGATGGACCATCTACAcaattaaaaacacatgattcaaTTTTGAAGTCAACTTTAGCTCTTCCCCCTCCGCCACCAATGTCAAAAAACTCTTATGTCAAAGTcataaatttcatatatttttttacca
This region includes:
- the LOC18106933 gene encoding uncharacterized protein LOC18106933; translation: MNYKGKMRAPSLLAQCLPGLAPQDRGSHSMSAVSERDVNLPTPAVEILPSKMVHPYKYSGENVEFQGLNVFKGRVNVADIIGFTGSEMISSKTDGYLKSWDSSIDLVNVLKHEIRDGQLSFRGKRVLELGCSYGIPGIFACLKGASTVHFQDQNAETIRCTTIPNVLANLEQARDRQSRQPESPLTPSRQMLAPSVHFYAGEWEELPTVLSVVRSDTFEVTTGMSLSFSEEDFMDGCSSQDGSIIGQETSSRRSRKLSGSRAWERASETGHGEGGYDVILMTDIPHSVSSLKKLYALIKKCLRPPYGVLYLATKRNYVGFSNGARQLRSLVDEEGVFGAHLVKEMTDRDVWKFFIK